DNA from Lusitaniella coriacea LEGE 07157:
GCGAACAGTCGGAAGTGATGTTTGGTCTCGTCCATTTTCTCGAATCTTTTGCGCTGGAGGAGCAATTACAAGCTTTTGTGACGGTTGTCCCTCAATTAATTGCTGTTGCTCCAGATTGGACGAGAATCCTGCACACTCGTATTTTGAATGACGAGGCGGCTTGCGGTTTGTATCGGGAAAAGTTATGTTCGGCGAACGCTTCATCCCCTCACTTTATCCGACAT
Protein-coding regions in this window:
- a CDS encoding Imm30 family immunity protein, translated to MTEEHWINSLKANRLMRSREEVNAFENALSQLAEHPKNEDLPALHLILDDCCEQSEVMFGLVHFLESFALEEQLQAFVTVVPQLIAVAPDWTRILHTRILNDEAACGLYREKLCSANASSPHFIRHLLEESASYRLTHRDLSAELAI